A stretch of the Acidobacteriota bacterium genome encodes the following:
- a CDS encoding amino acid ABC transporter ATP-binding protein, which yields MIVCEGVKKWFGDFQALKGVDAVVKEKEVVVVIGPSGSGKSTFIRCINRLEAHQEGTIIVDGIELTNDVRNIDKIRSEVGMVFQQFNLFPHLTVFDNIALAPLWVRKLPRAEVEEDVQALLERVGIPEQSEKFPGQLSGGQQQRVAIARALAMKPKIMLFDEPTSALDPEMIKEVLDVMKELAETGMTMIVVTHEMGFAREVADRVLFFDYGLVVEEGTPEHFFENPQHDRTKLFLSQIL from the coding sequence ATGATCGTCTGTGAAGGCGTGAAGAAGTGGTTCGGTGACTTTCAGGCTCTCAAGGGAGTGGACGCTGTCGTCAAGGAAAAGGAAGTGGTCGTTGTCATCGGCCCTTCTGGTTCCGGAAAGTCCACGTTCATTCGGTGTATCAACCGGCTTGAAGCTCATCAAGAGGGCACGATCATTGTGGACGGGATCGAGTTGACGAACGATGTTCGTAACATCGACAAGATCCGCTCTGAGGTCGGCATGGTGTTCCAACAGTTCAACCTGTTCCCACACCTCACCGTCTTCGACAACATCGCCCTGGCCCCACTGTGGGTTCGCAAGCTGCCCCGCGCCGAAGTTGAAGAAGACGTACAAGCTCTCCTCGAGCGAGTGGGTATCCCCGAGCAATCCGAGAAGTTTCCGGGACAGCTCTCCGGCGGTCAACAGCAGCGCGTTGCCATTGCACGGGCTCTGGCGATGAAGCCAAAGATCATGCTGTTCGACGAGCCGACTTCGGCGCTCGACCCTGAAATGATCAAGGAAGTCCTCGATGTCATGAAGGAACTTGCGGAGACTGGGATGACGATGATCGTTGTGACCCACGAGATGGGCTTCGCAAGAGAGGTTGCCGACCGAGTGTTGTTCTTCGACTACGGACTCGTCGTCGAAGAAGGAACGCCCGAACACTTCTTCGAGAACCCACAGCACGACCGGACGAAGCTGTTCCTCAGCCAGATCCTGTAA
- a CDS encoding Cys-tRNA(Pro) deacylase yields the protein MGRTRVVVPEKTNAMRALDAATVNYSVHEYALAEDEFSAVAVADQLGLPHGQVFKTLCVQASTGEYCFAIVPAGTNLSLKALAKAAGHKKVEMVPVRDVRAVTGYPRGSVTVMAARKIFQSTSTPQRRHGTRSQSQQGRVVSSYCSYQQRI from the coding sequence TTGGGAAGAACTCGGGTAGTTGTGCCCGAGAAGACCAACGCCATGAGGGCGCTCGACGCAGCAACGGTCAACTACAGCGTGCATGAGTATGCCCTAGCCGAAGATGAGTTTTCGGCGGTAGCCGTGGCCGATCAACTCGGGCTACCGCATGGGCAAGTCTTCAAGACACTCTGTGTCCAAGCCAGCACGGGCGAGTACTGCTTTGCGATCGTCCCGGCAGGCACCAACCTGAGCCTCAAGGCGCTGGCGAAGGCAGCCGGCCACAAAAAGGTCGAGATGGTGCCGGTCCGTGATGTACGAGCGGTCACCGGGTACCCACGAGGATCGGTGACGGTCATGGCCGCGAGAAAGATATTCCAGTCTACGTCGACACCTCAGCGCAGACATGGGACAAGATCGCAGTCTCAGCAGGGACGAGTGGTCTCCAGCTATTGCTCGTACCAGCAGCGTATCTGA
- a CDS encoding prolipoprotein diacylglyceryl transferase produces the protein MIASISYPPVPIFELGPLALSLHGLFAGLGFIVGAGLLIKAAQRRGFDTDKVSSVLTWGLVGAILGARFFTVPAHIGDVGYEFSDAISLAGDFSILGGYAGGILVAWFKMRRIGMDTASMLDMAAPGFAIGAVVGRVGDFFIVEHLGSATTFFLGYAVKPGNDLSPQHDSLECGPAEAINGICGIYHPTWLYDMIGAAILLGVLVWLVRSSRRFRYGQIFALWLAWYGFQRFLIDFTRLGAAKLGTVADSVMGPFTGSQWGGLGAGLIGVALFVAFKRGDIVSQEGDAQRGAKLGATEESVADAD, from the coding sequence ATGATTGCATCTATCTCATACCCCCCAGTCCCGATTTTCGAACTCGGCCCCCTTGCGTTGTCACTCCATGGACTCTTTGCAGGCCTCGGTTTTATCGTCGGCGCAGGACTCCTCATCAAGGCCGCTCAACGGCGTGGATTCGATACGGACAAGGTTTCCAGCGTGCTGACTTGGGGTCTTGTTGGCGCCATTCTCGGCGCCCGGTTTTTCACCGTTCCGGCGCACATCGGAGACGTCGGCTACGAGTTTTCTGATGCCATATCCCTTGCGGGAGACTTCTCGATTCTCGGCGGGTACGCCGGAGGCATCTTGGTTGCTTGGTTCAAGATGCGTCGTATCGGGATGGACACTGCATCGATGCTTGACATGGCGGCGCCAGGGTTTGCGATCGGCGCCGTTGTCGGCCGCGTCGGGGACTTCTTCATTGTCGAGCACCTCGGGTCAGCAACGACGTTTTTTCTTGGGTATGCAGTCAAGCCCGGTAACGACCTTTCGCCGCAGCACGACTCGCTCGAGTGCGGTCCGGCCGAAGCTATCAACGGCATATGCGGCATCTATCACCCAACATGGTTATACGACATGATCGGGGCGGCGATATTGCTTGGTGTGCTTGTCTGGCTTGTGCGCAGCAGCAGGCGATTTCGTTATGGGCAGATATTTGCGTTGTGGCTTGCGTGGTACGGCTTTCAGCGGTTCCTCATCGATTTCACCCGCCTCGGCGCTGCCAAGCTTGGGACGGTTGCGGACTCGGTCATGGGGCCGTTTACGGGAAGCCAATGGGGAGGTCTTGGGGCTGGTTTGATCGGGGTTGCACTCTTTGTCGCGTTCAAACGGGGGGATATCGTCTCGCAAGAGGGGGACGCTCAGCGAGGTGCAAAGTTGGGCGCTACGGAGGAATCGGTTGCCGACGCCGACTGA
- a CDS encoding M20 family metallopeptidase, translating into MKDRAEQAFDAVQSELHTISQWMYDNPETAFEEFAISARLASFLGQNGFTVDYPAWGLETCFDAVAGSGGPEVIICAEYDALPEVGHACGHNIIAAAALGAGVALASVADELAIRIRVLGTPAEEAYGGKVDLINAGAFKSGTVAMMIHPAPHDVVDPNFLAVAHIDIEFTGKESHASFAPQLGVNALDAAVQAYNNVSMLRQAIYPTDKIHGVITYGGGVPNVIPAFTSMSWYVRAATKERLDELYAQVIACFEAAATATRNTLEVKSRGHVYKDIQNNKVMADLYADNSASLGRTMGRGADYDPSAAGSTDMGNVSHELPTIHPMLDIHSNGAVNHQKEFAAHTTTADGQQAIRDGALAMAYTAIDLAEGDRWEELG; encoded by the coding sequence ATGAAGGACCGAGCAGAGCAAGCGTTCGACGCGGTGCAATCAGAACTCCACACCATCTCGCAGTGGATGTACGACAACCCGGAAACAGCGTTCGAGGAGTTCGCCATTTCCGCCCGACTCGCCTCGTTCCTCGGACAGAACGGTTTCACGGTTGACTATCCAGCATGGGGTCTGGAAACGTGTTTCGATGCGGTTGCGGGTAGTGGAGGTCCAGAGGTCATCATCTGTGCCGAATACGACGCGCTACCCGAAGTTGGCCACGCCTGCGGACACAACATCATCGCTGCCGCGGCACTAGGTGCCGGCGTCGCCCTTGCATCTGTGGCTGACGAACTCGCTATTCGCATCAGGGTTCTTGGCACGCCGGCCGAGGAAGCTTACGGCGGCAAAGTCGATCTTATCAACGCGGGTGCGTTCAAGAGTGGTACGGTCGCCATGATGATCCATCCGGCACCACACGATGTTGTGGACCCCAACTTTCTCGCCGTTGCACACATCGACATCGAATTCACTGGCAAGGAATCGCATGCATCGTTCGCACCACAGCTCGGTGTCAACGCCTTAGACGCCGCCGTGCAGGCGTACAACAACGTCTCGATGCTGCGCCAAGCGATCTACCCGACGGACAAGATCCACGGCGTGATCACCTACGGCGGTGGCGTGCCAAATGTCATTCCAGCGTTCACGTCGATGTCGTGGTACGTCCGAGCCGCGACCAAGGAACGGCTCGACGAACTCTACGCCCAAGTGATCGCCTGCTTCGAGGCGGCAGCCACCGCGACCCGAAACACCCTCGAAGTGAAGAGCCGCGGCCATGTCTACAAGGACATTCAGAACAACAAGGTCATGGCAGACCTCTATGCGGACAACAGCGCATCGCTTGGACGCACAATGGGCAGAGGCGCGGATTATGACCCAAGCGCCGCCGGATCGACCGATATGGGCAACGTATCGCACGAGCTACCGACGATCCACCCAATGCTGGACATCCACTCGAACGGCGCTGTAAACCACCAGAAAGAGTTCGCTGCCCACACAACAACGGCAGACGGTCAGCAGGCCATCCGAGATGGAGCGCTTGCAATGGCGTATACCGCCATCGATCTTGCGGAAGGTGACCGTTGGGAAGAACTCGGGTAG
- a CDS encoding NfeD family protein, protein MPWWTAIGATALVIAAALAVGKDSEVDEVGIQIAFWAATAVALAIGEIFTAGFFLISFAAGAGVAAALAAAGVNPPTQIVAFLIVSVIGLLWTRKYAIQDRPPLIPVGANRFLGKQAVVERDISRHTAGRVRIGSEDWRAVTDADEVYETGTTVKIVAIRGTSLVVTAQE, encoded by the coding sequence GTGCCGTGGTGGACCGCAATCGGAGCTACCGCGCTCGTCATTGCAGCAGCGTTGGCAGTCGGAAAGGACAGCGAAGTGGACGAAGTTGGCATTCAGATCGCGTTTTGGGCGGCAACTGCTGTTGCGCTCGCGATTGGAGAGATATTCACTGCGGGATTTTTCCTCATCAGCTTCGCCGCCGGCGCAGGTGTGGCCGCGGCGCTAGCGGCAGCAGGAGTGAATCCACCAACGCAGATCGTGGCGTTCCTAATCGTCTCAGTAATCGGTCTGCTGTGGACACGAAAGTACGCCATCCAAGACAGACCCCCGCTCATCCCAGTGGGGGCGAACAGATTTCTCGGCAAACAGGCCGTCGTCGAGCGCGACATCAGCCGACACACGGCTGGTCGAGTTCGCATCGGGTCCGAAGACTGGCGGGCAGTCACAGACGCCGATGAGGTGTACGAAACCGGTACAACGGTGAAAATCGTCGCGATACGAGGCACGAGTCTTGTCGTGACCGCCCAAGAGTAA
- a CDS encoding SPFH/Band 7/PHB domain protein, giving the protein MEIILGVALPLIILAAVFAGVAFKIVRQFELGLIERFGEYKRTTGPGLQFVFPFIESIQRIDMREIVVDVPPQEVITKDNVVVTVDAVVYYQAVDPKSLAYNVQNFVLAATKLAQTNLRNVIGDLTLDEALTSRDIINTQLRDILDEATDVWGTKVVRVEIQRIDPPADVTQAMHRQMKAERDRRANVTEADGEREAQILRAEGVKESRILEAQGQAGAIREVADAEAYQKRVVAEGEALAIIQVYAAIHEGRPTDDLIKIKYLEALQGVANGTATKIFLPMEMGAIMGALGAAGEMLTGGGSSS; this is encoded by the coding sequence ATGGAAATAATTCTCGGAGTGGCACTCCCGCTGATCATTCTGGCGGCTGTCTTTGCAGGGGTGGCGTTCAAGATCGTCAGACAGTTCGAGCTGGGCCTTATCGAAAGGTTCGGCGAGTACAAGCGCACGACGGGACCCGGGCTTCAGTTCGTGTTCCCGTTCATCGAGAGCATCCAACGCATCGACATGCGAGAAATCGTCGTCGACGTGCCACCGCAGGAAGTCATCACTAAAGACAACGTCGTCGTCACCGTCGACGCCGTCGTGTACTACCAGGCGGTCGATCCCAAGTCGTTGGCGTACAACGTGCAAAACTTCGTGCTTGCCGCAACGAAGCTGGCGCAAACCAACCTGCGCAATGTTATCGGCGACCTCACTCTCGACGAGGCCCTTACATCTCGCGACATCATCAATACGCAGCTTCGAGATATTCTCGATGAGGCGACTGATGTCTGGGGTACCAAGGTCGTCCGTGTTGAGATTCAACGCATCGACCCACCCGCCGACGTGACCCAGGCAATGCACCGCCAGATGAAGGCGGAGCGCGACCGGCGCGCCAACGTGACCGAAGCCGACGGTGAGCGTGAGGCACAGATACTGCGCGCCGAGGGAGTCAAGGAGTCAAGGATTCTCGAGGCCCAGGGCCAGGCCGGAGCGATCAGGGAGGTTGCTGACGCCGAGGCGTACCAAAAGCGCGTCGTCGCCGAGGGTGAGGCGCTTGCCATCATCCAGGTGTATGCCGCCATCCACGAAGGTCGACCAACTGATGATCTCATCAAGATCAAATATCTCGAGGCGTTGCAAGGCGTGGCTAACGGTACCGCAACCAAGATATTCCTCCCGATGGAAATGGGCGCAATCATGGGCGCACTCGGAGCGGCGGGCGAAATGCTGACGGGCGGAGGCAGCAGCTCGTAA